A single Grus americana isolate bGruAme1 chromosome 34, bGruAme1.mat, whole genome shotgun sequence DNA region contains:
- the EIF3K gene encoding eukaryotic translation initiation factor 3 subunit K encodes MPGERQRRKRKLPRPPEPCTVLPVPAVQRVMALFEQMRANVGKLLRGIDRYNPENLATLERYVETQAKENAYDLEANLAVLKLYQFNPAFFQTTVTAQILLKALTNLPHTDFTLCKCMIDQAHQEERPIRQILYLGELLETCHFQSFWQALDENMELLDGITGFEDSVRKFICHVVGITYQHIDRWLLAEMLGDLSEAQLKVWMSKYGWTEPEPGRIFICNQEESIKPKNIVEKIDFDSVSSIMASSL; translated from the exons ATGCCCGGTGAACGCCAGCGCCGGAAGCGGAAGTTACCTCGACCACCTGAGCCTTGTACCGTTCTTCCGGTTCCGGCGGTACAACGAGTCATGGCGCTGTTCGAACAGATGCGGGCTAACGTGGGCAAACTGCTGCGGGGCATCGACCG GTATAACCCCGAGAACCTGGCCACGCTGGAGCGCTACGTGGAGACGCAGGCCAAGGAGAACGCCTACGACCTGGAGGCCAACCTGGCCGTGCTGAAGCT GTACCAGTTCAACCCGGCCTTTTTCCAGACCACCGTCACCGCCCAAATCCTGCTGAAGGCCCTCACCAACCTCCCCCACACGGATTTCACCCTCTGCAAGTGTATGATCGACCAGGCCCAC CAGGAGGAAAGGCCCATCAGGCAGATCCTCTAtttgggggagctgctggagacCTGCCACTTCCAGTCGTTCTGG CAAGCTCTGGATGAgaacatggagctgctggatggGATCACCGGGTTCGAGGACTCCGTGAGGAAAT tCATCTGCCACGTGGTGGGGATCACCTACCAGCACATCGACCGCTGGCTGCTGGCTGAGATGTTGGGGGACCTCTCGG AGGCTCAGCTGAAGGTTTGGATGAGCAAATACGGCTGGACGGAGCCGGAGCCCGGGCGGATCTTCATCTGCAACCAGGAGGAGAGCATCAAGCCCAAGAACATCGTGGAGAAGATCGACTTCGACA GTGTCTCCAGCATCATGGCGTCCTCCCTCTGA